GGCCTCCTGCACAGGTTCGCCCGCGGCGCACTCCTCGACCAGGCGGCCGTCGACGACGTTGCCCAGGAGGCGCTCATCTCCATCGCCTCGGCGATCGGCACCTTCGAGGCCCGGTCGAAGTTCACCACCTGGGCGCACCGGATCGTGCGCCACCGCGTGACCGACCACCTGCGCCGGCAGCGCGCCACCGCGCCCCTACCCGAGAGCGACCTGAGTGAGGGCGCCCGGATGAGCTCCATGATCGCCACCCGCGCCACCGTGCGCGCCGCGCTCGAGAGCCTGCCCGACCTGTACCGGGTGCCCGTGGTGCTGCGCGATCTCGAGGGCCTTGACTATGCGAGCATCGCGGGCCGCCTCGACGTACCGGTCGGCACGGCGAAGTCCCAGGTGGCCCGCGGCCGGGCGATGGTCGCCGGCGCCCTCCAGGCTGTGGCACCGGGCGGGGCCCGTGGCTGAGGTCGGCCGCTACCGGCTCGGCGAGGTCATCGGAGTCGGCTCGTTCGCCACCGTCTACCGCGCGAGTGACGACTGGCTCGACTCGACCGTCGTGGTCAAGATCCTCGCCGAGAACCACAGCCTCAACCCCGAGATCCGTGAACGCTTCATCGGCGAGGGCCGCAGCCTGCGCAAGATCTCCAGCCCGCACGTGATCGCCGTGCACGACATCGGCGAGACCGAGCGCCAACAGCCCTACCTCGTGCTCGAGTACGCCGATCGCGGCACGCTCGCCGATCGAGTGCGCCGTCTCCGAGCACGCTCATGGACGACGTCCCCCGCCGACGCCCTCGCCCTCGCCCACGGGTTGGCGGCTGCCGTCGAGGCCGTCCATGCCGCCGGGCTCGTTCATCGGGACCTGAGCCCCGGCAACGTGCTGTTCGCCACCGACCCGGCCGGCCCCGGGCGCCCCGCGGCAGCTGAACCCGGGAATGGATCGGTGCCGACTGGTGAGGCCTCGCTCGTGGCTCCCGGTGAGCGAATCGTGTTGGCCGACCTCGGCCTGTGCAAGGATCTTGCCGTCAATTCGGGCCTGACGGTCGCGGGCGGCACGCAGGGCTTCCGGCCGCCCGAGCAGCATGGCGGCCCCGCGCTCGTGGACCACCGCGCGGATTTGTGGGCGATGTCGCGGCTGCTCGTCTGGGCCACCGAGGGCGCCGACCTTCCCTCGACTCTGAGCGTCGCGCTGCGCCGCAGCCTCGCCGCGGATCCCGCCGCACGGCACCCGGACACCGCGAGCTGGTTGGCCGACGTCAGGTCCGCGCTGGTCCCGACGCGGCTCGGGCCCGGCGTACCAAGTGTTGGCGAACCCCGCGTGCCGCGGCGGCCCCGGGGCCGCCGCGGGCACCGCGTTGCCGGCGTCGTCGCGGCGGGCGCACTCGTGATCGGCGGCACCATCGGCGCGGGCCTCACGCACTGGTTCGGTGGCACGCCGGATCACACCGGGGCCGCCCGGATCTCGATCACCGGACCCGGCAGTGTTCCGGTCGGGGAGGGGGCATCGTTCACCGCGGAGGTCCACGGCGCCGACACCTGGGTCTGGATCCTGCCCGACGGCCGTTACGTGCTCGACCAGACCGAGGTGTCCCTCACCGCGAACAGCGCGGGCACCGCAGACGTGACGATCCACGCACGCGACGCCGCCGGCGTCACGATCGAGGCGACGCGACGCCTCGTGGTCACCGAGTGACCCGGCCGCCTGTGACATGACTTACAGCGTGCAACTATCCGGCGACCACGTCCGACTCATGGATGTGTTGCCCCACCGATCTCAAGGAGAACCTCTGATGAAGACGCCGATCCGCCGCCCGTTGGTGGCCATCGCCCTGGCCGGCGTGCTGACGCTCGCAGGGTGCAGTGGCCAGGACGCCGAGTTCGACCGCGCGGACCAGTCGTCGCCCGCTGCCGGCGACTCCGGCCGGTCCGCCACGGGGGGCTCGGAGGACCCGGACGGCGAGCCGGTCGCCTCCGGCGACCCGATCAACGCGACCTGGCCCGACCCCGACGACGTCATCGCCGAGGACGTCTTCCCCACCCTTAAGTCGGAGAAGCAGAAGGTCCGCATCGGCATCCAGTCGATCGTCGTCAGCGGTGAGACGATGGAGCTTCGGCTCGTCTTCACCCCGGAGGAGAATGTCGAGGAGGTGCGGCTCAACGAGATCACGAAGAACATGTGGCACGAGGTCCCCATTGCCCTGATCGACCGCGAGAACCTCAAGCGGTACACCGTGCTCACCGAGGTCGACGGCGGCGGCCTCTATCAGACCGACAGTGACGTCAAGGCCAGGCTCGGGGAGTCGGTCGGCTTCCAGGCCTTCTATCCGGCCCCGGTCGACGACATCGATCACGTCGACGTCGAACTCGGTGAGAATCTTCCTCTGTTCGAGGATGTCCCGCTGACGTTCGAGGACTGAGCGCCGTGGAGAACACCGCGCAGCAGCCTGCTTCTGGCCGAGGTCGCACGAGCGCCCGGCTCGCCGCCGCGGCCCTCATGTCATGCTGCCTCGCCTGGGGCACGACCACGTCGGTGACCGCCAACACGGACGCCGTCCAGGATCATTGGCTGACGCTCGCCGAGATGGGTTTCGAGGCCCCCGTGCCCGCCCAGGCACAGGAGTCGATCCGGGTGTACGAGATCGGCTCGCCGATCGCGTATTCGGCGGAGGGGTCGATCAAAGCCTTGGAGACCACCGAGGAAGAGGCCGGCGAGACGATCATCTCCCTGTCGTCCGACATCCTCTTCACCCCTGACAGCTGGGAGCTGTCGGCGAACGCCGGGGCCAAGATCGAGGAGCTGATCTCCGACGTGCCCGAGGGAGCAGACCTGGCCATCCACGGCCACACCGACTCGATCGACGGTGCCGTGGACAACAAGGAGCTCTCCGAGAAGCGGGCCGGCGCGGTGGCCGATGCCGTCCGCTCCGTGCGCTCCGATCTGACCCTCGACGTCCAGGGCTTCGCGGACACGCGCCCGAAGAAGCGCGAGAGCGGACCGGACGACGACGAGGCCCGCCGCATCAACCGCCGCGTCGAGCTGCGCTACGAGGGCCGGTGAGTACGTCCACCGCGGTACACGCGAATCCCTGAGCGGAGTCGAGAATCGTGCGGCGCCGGTCGCCGGTCGCCGGTCAGCGCGGACCCGGGGCGCTCGCGGGGATATCCGGCGACCCGATCGTTACGGTCCGCTGTATCGTCGGAACGAGGTTCCACGTGGAACACGCGGTAGTCGAGCTTCGATGGTCGGATAGGTCGCTGGAGAACCGGGTGCGGGACGGCGTTTTCGACCCGCCTCCGGGTCCTCGTGGTTGTCGGGTTCACCGGGTCCCCGAGACTCGACGACAAGGGTGGTCCCGACCCCATCACAGCGGGTCCGCACCACCGAGGTCCCGGCGGTGGCACCTGAACCCTGAGCAGCATTCTCATCATGATGCGCGGGCGCCGATGATATGAAGCGCTCGTGCGGACGGCGGTCGACATGATGAGCACCTCCTGGCGGACGCGAAGCTGCTCGCGGTCCGATGGGCTCGATCCTCGAGGAGGCGCTGCGGCGTTACCTGAGCTGAGGGGAGCGGCGTTCTCACCATCCTGACGCCGGGTAAGGTCGAGGTGACGGCCTCGGTCGATGAGGACGATTTCCTGTCGAGGCTCCGCACACTCACCCGAGGGGCAAGCGAACAGCGCTTGCTGTTTGGGACTGCTGCACGGATAGGTGACAGTTCTAGTCACGCCGCCAGTGCGATGACCGCTGCCGCGTCCGGCAGCGCGGCGTTCGTCGTGGACCGGTAGCTGGTGAAGCCGTCCACGGTTACGACGTCGACCGGGTCCCGGAAGCACTGGTCACGCTGATCGAGCCAGTCCTCGAGGACTTTGGCTGAACGGCCGGCTTTCACGTCGAGCAGCCGTGCCGGGCCGGACTGGTCGATGATCGGGTCGGGTCGACCAGGATGGTCGCGAACACCTCCCGGACGGGAACCTTCACGTGGGGCCGGTTGGGTCGGCCCGGGGCGCGGCGACGGTCGGCGTTGCTCGGGTCGGGCCCCGCGGTCAGGGGCTGGTGGAAGATCCGGCACCCGCACTCCGTGCCCGGGCACAGGGAGCGGGGCTGGCGCACGTGCAGTCGAGTCGGATGCCCCGCGACCGGGACATCAGTCGGCTGGCGCACTATGTGGTCTACGCAGGGCGTCACCGGCTCCGCGCTTGGGGCAGAACGGCAGGAGCTCACGCGGGCGAGCCTCGATGATCGTTACCTCCCCTCGGCCTGGGCGCCAGTGATCGTCAAGTCGAGTCCCGTCCTTCGGCAGATCACGTCCACGACGGGACAACCGGCAGGGACGCAGGAGGTGGATTCCACGGGAGGCCTTGGGGCGAGGATCGGTCGGTTTCAGCACATCTATCCCTCACCCAAGGCCCGCCCGCATCCCCACCAGCGCCCTCGACGAGGAGTCGACGCTACGTGCCCCCAAGCCGGGAAGTCGTTCATCCCCCGGTGAAGACGCTGATCGTCAAGGGAACGCCGAGCTCGTCGCAGGCGAGACTCAAGCCTTGTTCGGCGGTGATCCACTCCGGCGACCTCACGCTCGTCGGTTCCTCACCGCCACCGGCCGGTATGGCCGGTGCGATCGCCTGGAGCTCGGCGATCGCGCGCGCGACCGTACTGTCGCCGTCCGAGGGCAGAAGGTCGAGCACACGCGTCGCCAGGCGGTACCAGCCCTGGTGCTCCTGCGTCTCCATCCGACCCTCATCGAGTGCGAGGTCGGCGTTGTCGAGGATGGTCATCACATCGCCAAAGCCCACGCAGGGAGCGGCATCGTCGAGCGGCTTGTCGCGTACCTGCTCGCCCGTGGTCGATTCGTTCGGGGCGGCCGTATTCTGCGTTCCCTCTGCTTCAACGGCTTGCGCGTCCGCGCTGCACCCGCCGATGACCGCGGTGATGAGTACCGCCGCAGTAGTCCCCACCGCTTGTCTTGCTCGCATCTGTGCGCTCCCACTTCCCAACGGATCGAACCATCAAGACTATCGGCTACGACGCCGGGCGGCCCGTGCTTCGGGGTGCTTCGCGGGGCCGACCGGCCCGATGGGTCTCGTCGCGCCGGTCCGCGATGACCGCAGACGGGTCGCCCGACTTCTCCCGCGCGGCTGGACCCACCGGGACGCATCATGATGCGCAGCTGCCGATGATAAGATGTACGTATGCGGACGACGGTCAACATCGATGAGTACCTGCTGGCGGAGGCGAGGCTGCTCGCTGTCCGATCTCGCCGCCCGATGGGCTCGATCCTCGAGGAGGCGCTGCGGCGGTACCTGAACGAGCGCGGTCGCGAGGATGAGGGTCAGCCGGCCGAATTGCCGGAGTTCAAGCCGACAGATCCGGGGCTGAGGCCCGGGGTCGATCTCGACGATCGAGAACAGATCGCCGAGCTACTCGGAGAGAACGACGCGGGCATCCGCTGATGCTCTTCCCCGACGTCAACGTGGTCGTCTACGCGTTCCGGCCATCGGATAGCGAGCGGGCTGCGGCCGTGCGCACCTGGCTCCTCGACCGGCTCGACCGAGGTGAGCAGATGGGTGTCAGCGAGTTGGTGCTCTCGGCGTTCGTGCGGATAGCCACGAACGGTCGCATCTTCAACGAGCCCGCGACGCCGGCATCGGCACTCGCATTCGCCGACTCGCTTCTGGCTCACCCACGGGTGAGCGTGGTGCGCGGCAGGGACCGGCATTGGCCGTTCTTCCGCGAGCTCCTGCTGCAGAACAAGCTGCGCGGCAACGACGTGCCGGATGCCTACCTGGCCGCCCTCTGCCTCGAGGCCGGGGCGACCATGGCGACGACCGACCGCGGCTTCCGCCGCTTCGACGGCCTGCGCATGGTCGATCCGCTCGCCTGAGGCGTCGGTCCACCGGTAGCGGGCCGACGCCTCAGGCTCGGCCTCAGGCGAGTCGGCGGCGCACGGCGAGCACCGCGGCGCCCGCGAGCAGGAGCAGCGCGACCGTGCCGGCGAGCGGGCCCACCGGCGCACCCGTGTCGGGCATCGACCCGCCGGGCGTCTGGCCGGCACTCGGGCTCGTGCCCGTATCGGTCGGCGAGCCCGTTTCGGTGGGTGAGGCGGGCTCGGTCGGGGAGGCCGTGTCGGTCGGCTCCTGCGTGGGCTCGGCGATCGGTTCGGTGATGAGCGACCAGTTCGGCACGAAGAAGTCGTCCGGGTCGATCACCTCGTGCTCGACCGCCCAGTCGATGAGCATCTGCCGGATCTGCTGCTGCCCGTCGTAGACGATCTCCGCGTCGGCCACGTGCGGGAAGCCCGCCCCGCCGCTCTGCCGGTAGTTGTTCAGCGCGAGGATGAACGTGTCGTCGTCGCCCACGGGGGTGCCGTCCGGGTAGCGCAGATCGGTGATCCGCTCACCCACATCCTGGGAGATGTCGATGTAGTAGTCCACTCCGGCGATCGCGTCGTAGGCGTAGTCCGGCATCCCGTCGGGGTAGTGGTCGGTGGGTGCGTTCGTGCCCGTGGCCGGATCGAAGTCCGCGCCCACGGGCACCTGCACGAAATAGCTCGCCGAGTACTCGAGGTAGTCGCGCACCTGCGCGCCGGTCAACTCGACCCCGTAGAGCGTGTTCGGGAAGACGTACAGCCCCGCGATGTCGCGGATCGTCACGTCGCCCTCGGGGAAGATCGCCGTGCGGGAGAAGGGGGCGGCGGCGGAGATGATCGTCGCATCGCCGACGTCGCCGAGCGCGGTCGTGATCGCCTCGAGCTGCACGTGGTTGATGAAGTCGATGATCGGGGTGTCCTCGTAGCGGGACTTCTCGGATTTGAGGTCGGTCACCGACGTCGCCACGGGGGTGTTGACGTAGTCGATCGTCGTAGTCTGCTTGTCCATCAGCAGCTCCCGCAGACCCTCGTCGGGCTCGCCGATCTGATAGCCGTAGGTGGCCTGCGCGTGCGGCTCGTTCCCCTCGCTCCAGTCGACCTGCCAGCCGTCCCCGTCGGGCACGAGGTGCAGGGTCGTGCGGGTGACCGACCGGGCCCAGTAGTACGGCTGGGTGAGCAGCACCTTCCCGCCGTCCTTATTCGTGACGATCGTCTCCGGGTCGTCCTGGTGGCTGTGCCCGAAGAGGATGTAGTCGATCCCCGGCACGAGATAGGCCACGTTGTTCACCACGTTCTCGTACAGCGCGGACGTGTCGTAGTCCTCGTTGGGCACCTCGCCCTTGCCGCTGTGCACGTTGAGGGCGACGACGTCGGCCTCCTCGGCGACGATCGGCACCCAGTGCCGCGCCGCCTCGACCAGGTCCTGGAACTCGAGCTTGCCCTCGACGAATTTCCGGTCCCAGACCCGCACGCCCGGCGTCACGAGCCCGATGACCCCGACCTTGACGGTCTCTCCGTCGATCTCGCGCTCGACGATCGTGTACGGCTCGAGCCAGGGCTCGCCGGTGTCGACGTCGATGACGTTCGCCCCGAGCAGGGTCGGTCCGCCGTCGGCGGTGTCGAGGTCGCGCTCGTAGGCCTTGAGCATGTCGAGGCCGTAGTTGAACTCGTGGTTGCCGATGCCGAGAGTGTCGTAGCCGATGTACTTGAACGCCTGCGACATCGGGTGCTCGGTCTCGCCGGAGAGCACGCCCGCGGCGCCGTCCCCGAGGCCGTAGTACGTGGTCAGCGGCGTGCCCTGGATCGCGTCGCCGGAATCCATGACGATGACCGACTCCGCGCCCACCTCGTCGCGGACGTCGCTCACGTAGGTCGCCACCCGCGTGAGACCGAGGATGTCGTCCTGATCCGTGTACTGCTCGTTGGCGAAATAGTCCCAGTTGTAGACGTGACCGTGGGTGTCGGTCGTGCCGAGCAGGGTGAGATCGACCCCGTCCGCCGGCGCGGCGTGTGCGGGGGCTGCGGCCAGGCCGGCCAGGATGACGGCGGCGACGATGCCACCGGCAGTGTGCTGACGCATGATGTACCTCTCGAGCGCGGTGCCGGCACGCACGTCGATGAGGGTGCCGGATGGGCGGTTCGAGGAACACTACTCATCCCGCGGCCACCGCGGAAGGGGGGTGGGACGGTTGGCCCACGGCGCAGCGGGCAGCGCCGATAGCATCGCAGGCGTGGGAACTTCGCTGATCGCGCGCGCAGACGCTGCCGTCGCCGGCCTGACGCCGGGCTACTTCGCGCTCGTCATGGCCACGGGCATCCTGTCGGTGGGGACGGCGCTCGAGGGTTTCGCAGTCGTCTCCGCCGTGCTCCTGGTCGTGTGCATCGCGAGCTTCCTCCTGCTCGGGGCGCTCACCGTGCTCCGGCTCGTGCGTCACCGTGAATCGATCGTGGCCGACTTCCTCGACCCGGCGCGGGCCTTCGGCTTCTTCACCTACGTGGCCGGCACGAACGTGCTCGGCGTCCGGCTGTTCATGGCCGGCTATCACACGATCACCGCCGTGTTCCTCGTCGCGACCCTCATCGCCTGGATCGTGCTCGGCTACGTCGTGCCCTGGACCGCGGTGCTCTCGAAGACGGAGCGCCCCGTGGTCAAGTACGCCAACGGCACGTGGTTCATCTGGGTGGTGGCGAGCCAGTCGGTGGCCGTGGCGGCCGCCACGCTCGAACCGGTGAGCGAGGAGGTGCGCGGCGCGCTCGCGATCGTGGCCGTGCTCTCCTGGTCGGTCGGGGTGTTCCTCTACGGGGCGGCCGGGGTCATGGTCGCGCTGCGGATGATGCAGTACGAGCTCAAGCCCGTCGATCTCAACCCGCCGTACTGGGTGGCGATGGGCGCCTGCGCGATCACGGTGCTCGCGGGGGCCCGGGTCGTGGAGATGGCCGCCGCGCCGATGGTCGACGCCACCCGCGGCCTCGTGGCCGGCCTGTCGGTCGTGTTCTGGAGCTTCGCCACCTGGCTCATCCCGGTGCTGTTCTGCGTGGGGCTGTGGCGGCACTGGCGCCACCGGATCCCGCTCGACTACGAGGCCACCCTGTGGTCGATGGTCTTCCCGCTCGGCATGTACGCCGTGGCCGGCATCTACCTCGGACAGGCCGACGACCTGCCCATCGTCGGCTGGATCGGCGCCGCCGAGCTCTGGCTCGCCATCGCGGTCTGGGCGGCCGTGTTCGTGGCGATGATCCGGCACGTCTACCTCACGGTGCTCCGGGCCCGCGCGATGCCCCGCCCGGCACGCTCGGGCTGAGCGTCGCGCGAACGCTCCATCCGGTGGCGGGGCACGGCCCCGGGCGAGTCGGGTGAGCGAGCCGGGCTAGCCTGACCCCGTGACCCATGTAGACCTCGCGATCATCGGCTCCGGCTCCGGAAACTCCCTCATCACCCCCGACTTCGACGATCTGACGGTCGCGATGATCGAGGCGAACCCCGTCTTCGGCGGCACCTGCCTCAACGTCGGCTGCATCCCCACGAAGATGTTCGTCTACGCCGCCCAGGTGGCCACGACGATCCGCGAATCGGCCCGCTACGGGATCGACGCCACCCTCGACGGGGTGCGCTGGCGCGACATCCGCGACCGCATCTTCGGCCGGATCGACCCGATCTCGGCCGGCGGCAGGGACTACCGCCGCAGCGGCGAGCCGAACACGAGCCTGTACGAGGGCGAGGCGCGCTTCGTCGGGCCCCGCCTCCTCGAGGTCGCCACCGCGGCCGGCCCGGAGCGGCTGAGCGCCGAACGGATCGTGCTCGCCTCCGGCTCCCGGCCCGTGATCCCCGCCCCCATCGCGGAATCCGGGGTGCCGTTCCACACCTCCGACACGGTCATGCGCATCGACGAGCTGCCCGCCTCGATCGCCATCGTCGGCGGCGGATTCATCGCGGCCGAGTTCGCGCACGTCTTCTCCTCCCTGGGCGTCGCCGTCACGATCGTCACCC
The window above is part of the Pseudactinotalea sp. HY158 genome. Proteins encoded here:
- a CDS encoding TA system VapC family ribonuclease toxin — encoded protein: MLFPDVNVVVYAFRPSDSERAAAVRTWLLDRLDRGEQMGVSELVLSAFVRIATNGRIFNEPATPASALAFADSLLAHPRVSVVRGRDRHWPFFRELLLQNKLRGNDVPDAYLAALCLEAGATMATTDRGFRRFDGLRMVDPLA
- a CDS encoding OmpA family protein; this encodes MENTAQQPASGRGRTSARLAAAALMSCCLAWGTTTSVTANTDAVQDHWLTLAEMGFEAPVPAQAQESIRVYEIGSPIAYSAEGSIKALETTEEEAGETIISLSSDILFTPDSWELSANAGAKIEELISDVPEGADLAIHGHTDSIDGAVDNKELSEKRAGAVADAVRSVRSDLTLDVQGFADTRPKKRESGPDDDEARRINRRVELRYEGR
- a CDS encoding tellurite resistance/C4-dicarboxylate transporter family protein, which encodes MGTSLIARADAAVAGLTPGYFALVMATGILSVGTALEGFAVVSAVLLVVCIASFLLLGALTVLRLVRHRESIVADFLDPARAFGFFTYVAGTNVLGVRLFMAGYHTITAVFLVATLIAWIVLGYVVPWTAVLSKTERPVVKYANGTWFIWVVASQSVAVAAATLEPVSEEVRGALAIVAVLSWSVGVFLYGAAGVMVALRMMQYELKPVDLNPPYWVAMGACAITVLAGARVVEMAAAPMVDATRGLVAGLSVVFWSFATWLIPVLFCVGLWRHWRHRIPLDYEATLWSMVFPLGMYAVAGIYLGQADDLPIVGWIGAAELWLAIAVWAAVFVAMIRHVYLTVLRARAMPRPARSG
- a CDS encoding type II toxin-antitoxin system VapB family antitoxin, producing the protein MRTTVNIDEYLLAEARLLAVRSRRPMGSILEEALRRYLNERGREDEGQPAELPEFKPTDPGLRPGVDLDDREQIAELLGENDAGIR
- a CDS encoding bifunctional UDP-sugar hydrolase/5'-nucleotidase yields the protein MRAGTALERYIMRQHTAGGIVAAVILAGLAAAPAHAAPADGVDLTLLGTTDTHGHVYNWDYFANEQYTDQDDILGLTRVATYVSDVRDEVGAESVIVMDSGDAIQGTPLTTYYGLGDGAAGVLSGETEHPMSQAFKYIGYDTLGIGNHEFNYGLDMLKAYERDLDTADGGPTLLGANVIDVDTGEPWLEPYTIVEREIDGETVKVGVIGLVTPGVRVWDRKFVEGKLEFQDLVEAARHWVPIVAEEADVVALNVHSGKGEVPNEDYDTSALYENVVNNVAYLVPGIDYILFGHSHQDDPETIVTNKDGGKVLLTQPYYWARSVTRTTLHLVPDGDGWQVDWSEGNEPHAQATYGYQIGEPDEGLRELLMDKQTTTIDYVNTPVATSVTDLKSEKSRYEDTPIIDFINHVQLEAITTALGDVGDATIISAAAPFSRTAIFPEGDVTIRDIAGLYVFPNTLYGVELTGAQVRDYLEYSASYFVQVPVGADFDPATGTNAPTDHYPDGMPDYAYDAIAGVDYYIDISQDVGERITDLRYPDGTPVGDDDTFILALNNYRQSGGAGFPHVADAEIVYDGQQQIRQMLIDWAVEHEVIDPDDFFVPNWSLITEPIAEPTQEPTDTASPTEPASPTETGSPTDTGTSPSAGQTPGGSMPDTGAPVGPLAGTVALLLLAGAAVLAVRRRLA
- a CDS encoding RNA polymerase sigma factor, with the protein product MATPWVDLDAALAAGEATVARRCVQALDHETPAADRDEDLLTALARRAAAGSRLATELLLERIEAAGLLHRFARGALLDQAAVDDVAQEALISIASAIGTFEARSKFTTWAHRIVRHRVTDHLRRQRATAPLPESDLSEGARMSSMIATRATVRAALESLPDLYRVPVVLRDLEGLDYASIAGRLDVPVGTAKSQVARGRAMVAGALQAVAPGGARG
- a CDS encoding serine/threonine-protein kinase → MAEVGRYRLGEVIGVGSFATVYRASDDWLDSTVVVKILAENHSLNPEIRERFIGEGRSLRKISSPHVIAVHDIGETERQQPYLVLEYADRGTLADRVRRLRARSWTTSPADALALAHGLAAAVEAVHAAGLVHRDLSPGNVLFATDPAGPGRPAAAEPGNGSVPTGEASLVAPGERIVLADLGLCKDLAVNSGLTVAGGTQGFRPPEQHGGPALVDHRADLWAMSRLLVWATEGADLPSTLSVALRRSLAADPAARHPDTASWLADVRSALVPTRLGPGVPSVGEPRVPRRPRGRRGHRVAGVVAAGALVIGGTIGAGLTHWFGGTPDHTGAARISITGPGSVPVGEGASFTAEVHGADTWVWILPDGRYVLDQTEVSLTANSAGTADVTIHARDAAGVTIEATRRLVVTE
- a CDS encoding transposase, which gives rise to MPGHGVRVPDLPPAPDRGARPEQRRPSPRPGPTQPAPREGSRPGGVRDHPGRPDPIIDQSGPARLLDVKAGRSAKVLEDWLDQRDQCFRDPVDVVTVDGFTSYRSTTNAALPDAAAVIALAA